Proteins from a single region of Anaerolineales bacterium:
- a CDS encoding 23S rRNA (cytosine(1962)-C(5))-methyltransferase RlmI (SAM-dependent;catalyzes the methylation of cytosine at position 1962 of the 23S rRNA): MAEIILKAGREKSLLRHHPWIFSGAISMVNGKPNPGESVKLLSAKGEFLAIAAYNPLSQIACRVWTWNMDEEITPDFFKQRLAQAIHLRELNSELIHSNAMRLVHGESDGIPGLVLDKYGETLVVQFLTAGAEFWRECIIKEIVHLTNCRVLYERSDVDVRQLEGLPLKTGLLYGMVKGEPVTIVENGLQFLVDVSKGHKTGFYLDQRENRLLTRQISTDRKILDCFSYTGGFTVNALAGNAKHVTTVDSSKEALEIAARNVELNSLDLRKVTFIEQDVFKYLRYLRDKGEVFDLIILDPPKFAPTASQAEKAARGYKDINLLALKMLVPGGYLLTFSCSGGVGEELFQKIIAGATLDAGINAVILKRLHQAVDHPVAINFPEGAYLKGFLIQRMN; this comes from the coding sequence CATGGTGAATGGCAAGCCAAATCCAGGCGAAAGTGTGAAATTATTATCGGCTAAAGGTGAGTTTCTGGCAATAGCTGCCTATAATCCTCTTTCTCAAATAGCCTGCCGTGTTTGGACCTGGAATATGGATGAAGAGATCACACCTGATTTTTTCAAGCAGCGTCTTGCCCAGGCCATTCACCTGCGTGAGTTGAATTCCGAGCTGATCCATTCGAATGCGATGCGGCTAGTCCATGGAGAATCGGATGGGATTCCTGGACTGGTCCTGGATAAATATGGCGAGACACTTGTAGTCCAATTCCTGACTGCTGGGGCCGAATTTTGGCGTGAATGCATTATCAAGGAAATCGTGCACCTAACCAATTGCCGAGTGTTATATGAGCGGTCAGACGTCGACGTGAGGCAGTTAGAAGGTCTGCCATTAAAAACGGGTTTATTGTATGGAATGGTGAAAGGTGAGCCGGTAACGATTGTTGAAAACGGGCTACAATTCTTAGTCGATGTAAGCAAAGGGCATAAAACGGGATTTTACCTTGATCAGCGCGAGAATAGATTATTAACCAGACAGATAAGCACGGATAGAAAAATCCTGGATTGTTTTTCTTACACCGGTGGTTTCACAGTTAACGCCTTAGCTGGTAATGCGAAACATGTCACCACGGTCGATTCATCAAAGGAAGCGCTTGAGATAGCGGCTCGAAATGTTGAATTGAACAGCCTGGATCTTCGGAAGGTAACATTCATCGAACAGGATGTGTTCAAGTACCTGCGATATTTACGAGACAAGGGAGAGGTTTTTGACCTGATCATCCTGGATCCACCGAAATTTGCGCCAACCGCTTCCCAGGCGGAGAAAGCCGCACGTGGATACAAGGACATTAATTTACTAGCCCTGAAAATGCTGGTACCTGGTGGCTATCTACTCACCTTCTCCTGCTCCGGTGGGGTGGGGGAAGAGTTATTTCAGAAAATCATCGCTGGAGCGACACTTGATGCTGGAATTAATGCCGTCATCCTAAAACGTCTGCACCAGGCAGTGGACCACCCAGTAGCTATCAATTTCCCAGAGGGGGCCTATCTAAAGGGATTTTTGATCCAGCGGATGAATTGA
- a CDS encoding alpha-glucosidase: MDISRIFYVLRALRLSGISRTLQNTIIRDHNERLATNNNSTETSVKPGTLIEYDKIPGGFIFKFENANLEVVFLTEEMIRITWGPGKPSYPYTINRTEWNFVDAELTAGSSDRFTLRGNNLQVMLGEAGNVIFGDRNDKILKQDNAPIRCGETWKVSTNLSPDEHIYGLGERSSSINLRPGRYTSWNTDAGGTYTRGSDPLYIGTPIYLSISPSGSHLVYFENSYRSTFEIGETLEASFSGGELRYYVITGSLSTIYTQLGDLIGRPFLPPKWSLGYHQCRWGYHTEEDIRQVIKGFETHDLPISAIHLDIDYMDGFKVFTVDKSHFPELKNLTTELDHQGIKVVASINPAVKRDAGYDIYAVGLSRDVYCKLPNGKTMNGVSWPGWSVFPDFTNAETRQWWMSLYKRLFDQGISGIWHDMNEPSSFTAWGDKSFPITTRHAMEGCGGDHLEAHNIYGLLMNQSGFEAFRKLTSEKRPWIFSRSGWAGLQKYAWNWTGDVETSWEALQVTIPMLLGLGLSGHIFSGVDIGGFSGNPDAELYQRWFQLGAFLPLFRTHSAVGTEPREPWSFGEPTTSIVRKFAKLRYQLLPYYYTLAWESHQTSLPLLRPLFWNDQENQSSWDIEDEFMLGDALLIAPIVHPGEISRKVVLPAGLWYSYWDDQQHQGPCQVEIHTTPDTIPIFVKGGSVLPTQEGNSLIFHVYPGLDEPSISHIYHDEGDGYGNNRIDKFYLDNQKGRFRIIWDSKGEYRLDYSKISWNFHGVNNDYAQIDGKKIEIVNHELTTQLFNTLELNILRASIHPLDQKSL, translated from the coding sequence ATGGACATCAGCAGAATTTTCTATGTATTACGAGCGCTTCGCTTATCTGGGATTTCGCGAACCTTGCAAAACACTATTATTCGTGACCACAATGAACGTTTGGCAACAAATAATAATTCAACGGAAACATCAGTAAAGCCTGGTACTTTAATAGAATATGACAAAATTCCTGGCGGATTTATTTTCAAATTTGAAAACGCAAACCTGGAAGTTGTTTTCCTCACCGAGGAGATGATCCGAATAACCTGGGGACCAGGTAAGCCTTCTTATCCTTATACGATAAACCGAACGGAATGGAATTTTGTTGATGCTGAGCTGACTGCAGGTAGTTCGGATAGATTCACTCTGCGAGGGAATAATTTGCAGGTAATGCTTGGTGAGGCGGGGAATGTCATTTTTGGAGATCGAAATGATAAGATATTAAAACAGGACAATGCACCCATTCGTTGTGGAGAAACGTGGAAGGTATCCACCAATCTCTCCCCTGATGAACACATTTATGGCTTGGGTGAGCGTTCCAGCTCAATCAATCTCCGTCCTGGTCGTTATACCTCATGGAACACCGATGCCGGCGGAACCTACACCCGAGGCAGCGATCCTCTCTATATCGGTACACCGATTTATCTAAGCATCTCTCCTTCAGGCAGCCATCTGGTGTATTTTGAAAATTCATACCGCTCCACATTTGAAATTGGTGAGACACTTGAGGCTTCATTTTCAGGCGGTGAGCTCAGGTACTACGTGATCACTGGTTCATTGTCCACGATCTACACTCAGCTTGGTGACCTTATTGGCCGTCCATTCCTACCACCGAAATGGTCGCTTGGTTATCACCAATGCCGTTGGGGTTACCATACGGAAGAAGATATCAGGCAGGTGATCAAAGGTTTTGAAACCCATGATCTGCCAATCTCTGCTATCCACCTTGACATCGATTATATGGATGGCTTCAAAGTATTTACCGTCGACAAATCCCACTTTCCTGAACTGAAAAACCTGACAACTGAGCTTGATCATCAAGGGATCAAAGTTGTTGCCAGTATCAACCCGGCGGTGAAACGCGATGCTGGGTATGATATCTACGCAGTTGGCTTATCCAGGGATGTATATTGCAAGTTACCCAATGGGAAAACAATGAATGGTGTATCGTGGCCTGGCTGGTCAGTCTTCCCAGACTTCACGAACGCAGAAACCCGGCAATGGTGGATGAGCTTATACAAGCGGTTGTTCGATCAGGGAATATCCGGTATCTGGCATGACATGAATGAGCCGTCTTCGTTTACCGCTTGGGGAGATAAATCCTTCCCGATCACAACTCGCCACGCCATGGAAGGATGTGGTGGTGACCACCTCGAAGCCCATAATATCTATGGATTGCTGATGAACCAATCTGGTTTTGAGGCCTTTCGAAAACTCACCTCTGAAAAAAGACCGTGGATCTTTTCAAGGTCTGGTTGGGCTGGCCTTCAAAAGTATGCCTGGAATTGGACCGGCGATGTTGAAACTTCCTGGGAAGCCCTCCAGGTAACCATCCCCATGCTCCTTGGGCTTGGCCTTTCCGGGCATATTTTCTCAGGTGTGGATATCGGCGGATTCAGTGGCAACCCCGATGCTGAGCTATACCAACGCTGGTTCCAATTGGGTGCCTTTTTACCCCTTTTTCGAACTCATTCGGCGGTAGGGACAGAACCCAGAGAGCCCTGGTCTTTCGGTGAGCCGACAACGAGTATTGTGCGGAAGTTCGCCAAACTGCGCTACCAATTGCTCCCGTATTACTATACCCTGGCATGGGAATCACACCAAACTAGTTTGCCATTGTTACGGCCATTATTCTGGAATGATCAAGAAAATCAATCCTCCTGGGATATTGAAGACGAGTTCATGCTGGGTGATGCGCTATTGATTGCCCCGATAGTGCATCCAGGTGAAATCAGCCGGAAAGTAGTGTTGCCTGCCGGGTTGTGGTACTCCTATTGGGACGATCAACAACATCAAGGTCCTTGCCAGGTCGAAATTCACACAACCCCTGATACGATTCCGATTTTCGTAAAAGGTGGAAGTGTGCTTCCGACTCAAGAAGGAAATTCACTTATCTTCCATGTTTATCCCGGGCTTGATGAACCGTCGATTAGCCATATCTATCATGATGAAGGCGATGGCTATGGAAATAATCGCATCGATAAATTTTATTTAGATAACCAAAAAGGAAGATTTCGAATTATCTGGGATAGCAAGGGCGAGTATCGTTTAGATTATTCAAAGATTAGTTGGAATTTTCATGGTGTCAATAATGACTATGCGCAAATTGATGGTAAAAAGATTGAGATTGTCAATCATGAGCTCACCACGCAATTATTTAATACTTTAGAGCTAAATATTTTAAGAGCTTCAATTCATCCGCTGGATCAAAAATCCCTTTAG
- the hpt gene encoding hypoxanthine phosphoribosyltransferase, with protein MENDLERILVTSEQIKARVNELADQISKDYAQVDQIYLIGILKGAFIFLADLCRELRMPHIVDFMAVSSYGKTANTGAVRLIMDLREPIDGQHAIIVEDIADSGKTLRYLYQVLKWHNPASLKTCVLLRKNKDNLDIPIDYLGFDIPNAWVVGYGLDYADHYRTLPYIAELKPKIYST; from the coding sequence ATGGAGAATGATCTCGAGCGGATCCTGGTCACGTCTGAGCAGATCAAGGCTCGGGTAAATGAACTAGCCGACCAAATTTCAAAGGACTACGCCCAAGTCGATCAAATATATTTGATCGGTATATTAAAAGGGGCATTCATTTTTTTGGCAGATTTATGCCGAGAGCTCAGGATGCCACATATTGTTGATTTTATGGCGGTATCAAGTTATGGCAAAACCGCGAATACCGGGGCAGTAAGGTTGATAATGGACTTGCGCGAGCCAATTGATGGGCAGCATGCAATCATTGTAGAAGATATCGCCGATAGTGGAAAAACACTCCGGTATCTATACCAGGTATTAAAGTGGCATAATCCTGCGTCATTAAAAACTTGCGTTTTACTGCGGAAAAACAAAGATAACCTCGATATACCCATTGATTACCTCGGGTTCGATATACCTAATGCCTGGGTTGTCGGCTACGGGCTGGATTATGCTGACCACTACCGAACTCTGCCCTATATTGCAGAACTAAAGCCAAAAATCTATTCTACCTAG
- a CDS encoding anti-sigma factor antagonist gives MEITVTSQPNCDLVAIKGRIDSYTAPSLADVLKNITEQNHFQIILDLGDVMYVSSAGLRVLIDIQKTCKKIHPGEVLLVNVPQRVYDTLELAGFVPLFRFFQDVDSALTAF, from the coding sequence ATGGAGATTACCGTAACATCTCAGCCAAATTGTGATTTAGTCGCAATCAAGGGACGGATTGATAGCTACACGGCTCCGAGTCTTGCGGATGTACTAAAAAACATCACCGAACAGAATCATTTCCAGATCATCCTGGACCTTGGGGATGTCATGTATGTATCCAGTGCGGGGCTGAGGGTATTGATCGATATTCAAAAAACGTGCAAAAAGATCCATCCGGGGGAAGTCTTGTTGGTTAATGTGCCTCAAAGGGTTTATGATACATTAGAGTTGGCAGGTTTTGTTCCGCTATTCAGATTTTTCCAAGATGTCGATTCAGCCCTCACAGCTTTCTGA
- a CDS encoding glycosyltransferase, giving the protein MALSVVIPVFNEENNLSPIYSELTEELKKIGLSYEIIFVDDGSTDKSFDELEKLHQADKSIKVIQFRRNFGQTAAFAAGFDHALGNLIVTLDADGQNDPADISKLLKLMQDGDYDFVTGWRLNRKEPIIRRFLSKTANKIISHSTHLVIQDRGCSLKLFKSEIVKNLRLYGQLHRFLPELASSLGVKIAEVPVNDRSRTSGKSKYGSITRTPRVFLDMITVIYLLTFFTSPMRLFGSMAFFCGIAGFIIGAVLAGAKIYHGIIGGWVGFQSYEIGNRPLLLLAILLIVIGVQLLMMGFLGEMIMRIYYESRDKPVYHIRQVLE; this is encoded by the coding sequence ATTGCTCTGTCAGTTGTGATTCCAGTTTTTAATGAAGAAAATAACCTATCACCGATATATTCGGAGCTGACCGAAGAGTTAAAGAAGATTGGCTTATCTTATGAGATCATATTTGTGGATGATGGCAGCACTGATAAAAGCTTTGACGAACTTGAAAAGCTCCACCAGGCCGATAAATCGATCAAGGTGATCCAATTCCGGCGGAATTTCGGCCAAACCGCAGCGTTTGCTGCGGGATTTGACCATGCCCTGGGGAATTTGATCGTTACACTCGATGCAGATGGCCAGAATGATCCTGCAGATATCTCGAAACTACTCAAGCTGATGCAGGATGGCGATTACGATTTTGTCACGGGTTGGCGGCTAAATCGCAAAGAACCCATCATCCGCCGCTTCCTTTCTAAAACAGCCAATAAAATCATCAGCCACAGCACACACCTGGTGATCCAGGATCGGGGTTGCTCATTAAAACTCTTCAAAAGCGAGATCGTGAAAAACCTGCGCTTATATGGGCAATTGCACAGATTTCTGCCTGAATTAGCCAGCTCATTGGGCGTGAAAATCGCCGAAGTACCTGTCAATGATCGATCCAGGACATCCGGGAAATCAAAATACGGCTCGATTACACGCACGCCGCGCGTGTTCCTGGATATGATCACCGTGATCTATTTACTGACTTTCTTCACCAGCCCGATGCGGTTATTCGGATCGATGGCATTTTTCTGCGGTATTGCTGGTTTTATTATCGGTGCGGTGCTAGCCGGAGCAAAAATTTATCATGGAATTATCGGTGGATGGGTAGGCTTCCAATCATACGAGATCGGGAATCGACCGTTATTGCTATTAGCCATCCTGCTGATTGTGATCGGGGTCCAGCTGCTCATGATGGGTTTCTTAGGCGAAATGATCATGCGTATCTATTATGAATCACGCGATAAACCTGTCTATCACATACGCCAGGTATTAGAATGA
- a CDS encoding FAD-binding oxidoreductase, with the protein MDQLSPEFVAELKQNITGEVKVDPISRVLFSTDASIHKIQPLGVVFPRSSDELVPIVRMCHQYGIPIIPRGSGSGLAGGCIGKGLIVDCSRYLNRLVSLNLEERSAVVEPGLVLDDFNRAVRKYDLVFGPDPASSERATLGGCIGNNAAGAHSIEHGMTADHILAVDVVLADGAVAAFRQVPLDEINRSLQTPKNYPEPEIITCIYRSVQQIRRDYADDIRKAWPGTWRRVSGYNLNYLLPWSPTYPPQWDTSTYPYPPVAPGTINLAQIMAGSEGTLALIRNATLRLVPVKQHTVLSVINFSSISEACDSVVDILELSPSAVELIPQSLIHLARSVPAYASLLSFVVGDPAAMLVVEFSGNELKGIKDKISRLNQLQHWPDEAYLAETPKQQKQVWDVRKVGLGILMSRLGAQKPISFIEDMSVPVERLSEFVSRMVQILAGFHTEADFYGHASAGCLHIRPLINIKTPQGRQELRQIAEATADLVISLGGAVSAEHGDGITRGEWIERAYGPKVVEACRLLKLAADPTGILNPGKIVNPPRMDSSLRYDDAYQPVGWASVMAFSSSKAEPKQLVAAIEQCNGAGVCRKSTGVMCPSFQATKDEMFSTRGRANLLREMISNGFTSQESSFQAVKQSLELCLACKGCKAECPSAVDMAKLKYEFYQYYYSLPGHRHPLRDYLFGYISTIARYGHHLAPILNIFLSAPAFAGLRRSMLGLSKERSLPELSRMSFRARARSIMESMDHPDCLFLSDAFNEYFYPETGMDALQVLKSAGVSVKVLRNLGAGRTLVSKGFLTQAKEHAHNLIDEIRNEDPDGKLPVVGLEPSEIYTLKDEFLDFFPGDETVAALSRRAYLVDEFLLRPGRDNQTLISRIRVKQDIASSTNVLLHGHCYQKAQPPAVDGYPVGVAASAAILEYAGYVVKVIDDGCCGMAGAFGYEAEHYDTSLQVGRLALFPAIDATDDPLVAAAGISCQSQILDGTGVQAHHPISLLARRCEWGS; encoded by the coding sequence ATGGACCAATTATCACCAGAATTTGTTGCAGAGCTAAAACAGAATATAACTGGCGAGGTCAAGGTAGACCCTATCAGCCGGGTTTTATTCAGCACCGATGCATCGATACACAAGATTCAGCCACTTGGTGTTGTCTTTCCACGTTCTTCTGATGAGCTGGTTCCGATAGTCAGAATGTGCCACCAGTATGGTATCCCCATCATCCCGCGTGGTTCTGGCTCCGGTTTGGCTGGTGGTTGTATCGGCAAAGGCTTAATTGTTGATTGCTCGCGTTATCTCAACCGATTGGTGAGTTTGAATTTGGAAGAACGCAGCGCAGTAGTCGAGCCAGGTTTGGTCCTTGATGATTTCAACCGGGCGGTACGGAAATATGATCTGGTATTTGGCCCTGACCCGGCTTCCTCCGAACGTGCCACCTTGGGTGGTTGCATTGGAAATAATGCAGCCGGGGCGCATTCTATCGAGCATGGTATGACCGCTGACCATATCCTGGCAGTCGATGTGGTGCTTGCTGATGGGGCGGTCGCCGCCTTTAGACAGGTGCCACTGGATGAAATCAATCGCAGTTTACAAACTCCGAAAAATTATCCCGAGCCTGAGATTATCACGTGTATCTATCGCTCAGTGCAGCAAATCCGCCGAGACTATGCTGATGACATTCGCAAAGCCTGGCCAGGCACCTGGCGACGGGTATCGGGCTATAACCTGAACTACCTGCTGCCCTGGTCTCCGACATACCCACCGCAATGGGATACCAGCACATATCCATACCCACCGGTAGCCCCTGGGACGATCAACCTGGCGCAAATCATGGCGGGTTCAGAAGGAACCCTGGCTCTCATCCGTAATGCCACCCTACGCCTGGTGCCAGTCAAGCAGCATACGGTTTTATCGGTGATCAATTTCTCGTCAATCAGCGAAGCCTGTGACAGTGTCGTAGACATCCTGGAACTTTCACCTTCAGCAGTCGAGCTGATTCCGCAGAGTTTGATTCACTTGGCTCGTTCTGTACCTGCATATGCCAGCCTGCTTTCGTTTGTTGTTGGAGACCCGGCTGCTATGCTGGTTGTAGAATTTTCCGGGAATGAGCTCAAGGGCATCAAAGACAAGATTTCCCGGCTTAATCAGTTGCAGCATTGGCCTGATGAAGCATATCTTGCCGAAACCCCGAAACAGCAGAAGCAGGTATGGGATGTGCGGAAGGTGGGCCTGGGCATCCTAATGTCCAGGCTGGGAGCTCAAAAGCCAATCAGCTTCATCGAGGATATGAGTGTGCCGGTGGAGCGATTGAGTGAGTTTGTGAGTCGGATGGTACAAATCCTCGCCGGTTTTCACACTGAAGCTGATTTTTATGGCCATGCCTCAGCCGGCTGTTTGCATATCCGGCCTCTGATCAACATCAAGACCCCCCAAGGCAGGCAGGAGCTGCGCCAAATCGCTGAAGCTACTGCGGACCTGGTAATCAGCCTGGGTGGGGCAGTAAGTGCCGAGCACGGTGATGGCATCACCCGCGGTGAGTGGATAGAACGTGCATATGGTCCGAAGGTCGTAGAAGCTTGCCGCCTCCTGAAGCTAGCCGCTGATCCCACTGGGATATTGAATCCTGGAAAGATAGTTAACCCACCCAGGATGGACAGCTCGCTAAGATATGATGATGCATATCAGCCGGTAGGCTGGGCATCAGTGATGGCATTTTCATCGAGCAAGGCTGAGCCTAAACAGCTGGTTGCAGCCATAGAGCAGTGTAACGGTGCCGGGGTATGCCGTAAGTCCACTGGCGTGATGTGCCCTTCGTTCCAGGCGACGAAGGATGAGATGTTCAGTACCCGTGGACGGGCGAACCTACTCAGAGAGATGATCTCGAACGGATTTACATCCCAGGAAAGTAGCTTTCAAGCCGTTAAGCAGAGCCTGGAATTGTGCCTGGCGTGTAAGGGCTGTAAGGCCGAATGTCCGTCGGCAGTGGATATGGCAAAATTGAAATATGAGTTTTACCAGTATTATTATTCGTTGCCTGGCCACCGACATCCCCTGAGAGATTATCTCTTTGGGTACATCTCAACCATTGCAAGGTATGGACATCACCTGGCACCAATTCTCAACATATTCCTATCTGCGCCCGCTTTTGCCGGATTGCGTCGATCCATGCTTGGACTTTCCAAGGAGCGTAGTTTACCTGAGTTATCACGCATGTCTTTTCGGGCGAGAGCAAGGTCCATCATGGAGTCAATGGATCATCCCGATTGCCTGTTCTTATCCGATGCATTCAACGAATACTTTTACCCTGAAACTGGCATGGATGCATTGCAAGTGTTGAAGTCAGCAGGTGTGAGCGTAAAAGTTTTACGCAACCTGGGTGCCGGCCGGACATTGGTATCCAAAGGTTTCCTCACCCAGGCAAAGGAACATGCGCACAATCTGATAGACGAAATTCGTAATGAAGATCCTGATGGAAAGCTACCGGTGGTTGGACTAGAGCCATCCGAAATTTATACCCTCAAAGACGAGTTTCTTGACTTTTTCCCAGGAGACGAAACCGTCGCTGCCTTGTCTCGCAGAGCCTACCTGGTGGACGAGTTCTTGCTCAGGCCGGGGAGAGATAATCAGACTTTGATCTCAAGGATACGAGTGAAGCAAGATATTGCGTCTAGCACAAATGTTCTATTACACGGACACTGTTACCAAAAAGCTCAACCTCCAGCAGTGGATGGATACCCGGTGGGAGTGGCTGCATCGGCGGCGATATTGGAATATGCTGGGTATGTGGTCAAGGTCATCGACGATGGTTGTTGTGGTATGGCAGGGGCATTTGGTTATGAGGCTGAACACTACGACACATCGTTGCAAGTTGGTAGGTTAGCTTTGTTTCCCGCAATTGATGCTACCGATGATCCGCTTGTCGCTGCGGCTGGCATTTCATGCCAATCGCAAATCCTGGACGGAACAGGAGTGCAGGCTCATCACCCGATCTCTTTATTGGCCAGGAGATGCGAGTGGGGGAGCTGA
- the thrC gene encoding threonine synthase, with protein sequence MAKTSYLIDLSCTTCGKHFPSNQPQTYCHDCNATLLANYDFTRLKQAVDRDQFRCRPKGMWRWYECLPVRKAHSIVTLGEGDTPLLRLTRLGHTLGLLNLYIKEEGINPTGSFKARGVACAVSKAQEHGITKLVIPSAGNAGGALAAYAAQAGMDALIYMPKSSPNSNISESIITGARVELVDGLIDQAGKLANLKTEQDGWFNMATFKEPYRVEGKKIMGYEIAESLGWRLPDVIIYPTGGGTGLVGMWKAFQELASLSWLEERSMPRMMAVQAEGCAPVVKAFDSGVTFCEPWIDAQTIATGLCVPKSFADQLILRDIQESNGMAISVSDEEIRQWQGQLARTEGLFACPEGAATLAGLVKLIHQGSISKDETVVIFNTASGIKYN encoded by the coding sequence ATGGCAAAAACCTCCTATCTCATAGATCTCTCCTGCACAACTTGTGGAAAGCATTTTCCATCAAATCAGCCTCAGACCTATTGCCACGATTGCAACGCGACGCTCCTGGCGAATTATGATTTTACACGCCTGAAGCAAGCTGTAGATCGTGATCAATTCAGGTGCCGACCCAAAGGGATGTGGCGCTGGTATGAATGCTTGCCTGTGAGAAAAGCGCATAGCATCGTTACCCTCGGAGAAGGTGATACACCATTGCTACGCCTCACAAGGTTAGGTCACACGCTTGGTTTACTAAATCTTTATATCAAGGAAGAAGGAATTAACCCAACCGGTTCTTTCAAAGCGCGTGGGGTGGCTTGTGCTGTTTCAAAAGCCCAGGAGCATGGGATAACAAAGCTAGTTATCCCCTCAGCCGGCAATGCTGGCGGTGCCCTGGCGGCTTATGCCGCCCAAGCAGGCATGGACGCACTTATCTATATGCCAAAATCATCCCCAAATTCTAATATCTCCGAAAGCATAATCACTGGAGCCAGGGTTGAGCTGGTTGATGGCCTAATCGATCAGGCAGGAAAGCTGGCTAATTTAAAGACGGAGCAAGATGGATGGTTTAACATGGCAACCTTCAAGGAGCCGTACCGGGTGGAAGGTAAGAAGATCATGGGCTATGAAATCGCCGAAAGCCTGGGATGGAGACTTCCTGACGTGATCATCTATCCCACTGGAGGCGGCACAGGTCTGGTGGGGATGTGGAAAGCCTTCCAAGAGCTGGCATCCCTCAGTTGGTTGGAGGAGAGAAGCATGCCAAGGATGATGGCGGTTCAGGCTGAGGGCTGTGCACCGGTAGTAAAGGCATTCGACTCAGGCGTAACGTTTTGTGAACCCTGGATAGATGCTCAGACGATTGCCACCGGGTTGTGCGTGCCGAAGAGTTTTGCTGACCAGCTCATCCTGAGAGACATCCAAGAAAGCAATGGTATGGCGATCAGTGTGTCCGATGAGGAGATCCGCCAATGGCAGGGACAACTAGCCAGGACGGAAGGATTATTTGCCTGTCCAGAAGGAGCGGCTACGCTGGCAGGATTGGTAAAGCTCATCCATCAGGGTTCGATATCAAAAGACGAGACCGTGGTCATCTTCAACACGGCCAGTGGAATAAAATACAATTAG
- a CDS encoding pyridoxal phosphate-dependent aminotransferase: MNISRLARGIAESPTFALNEEARILRERGEPVINMSIGEPKNKTPITAILSSATKLSGGDIKYTPPDGTPSLKKAIIRYTEENYNKVVAPENVIVSAGAKQSLFNILYSIINPQDEVIILAPHWVSYPEMVKMVYGIPVIVSPEDGTFHPRMEDIERAVSSYTKAIIVNSPNNPSGEVFSSEFIGQIVEFCERKKIYLIMDDIYHKLVFDGSVWEPAYKFTNLDIENTMVIVVNGVAKLYGMTGFRIGWTVANRKLVEVMTNVQGQMTSCTSALLQAAAEGALNGMQSIVENLRLTFQNNKQVVVQELKAFKGIHLNPPKGTFYALPDFRAYLPSSLAKDSVELSNLLLKRALVVTVPGKEFGMEGHIRLSYAGSVKDIKEGIERIKWVLDPTSPNEIYIGDRKLVRDWL, from the coding sequence ATGAATATCAGCAGACTTGCGAGAGGAATTGCTGAATCACCCACATTTGCACTGAATGAAGAGGCCAGGATCTTGCGGGAAAGAGGTGAGCCGGTCATCAATATGAGCATCGGCGAGCCGAAGAACAAAACACCGATTACCGCAATCTTGAGCTCAGCAACAAAGCTGAGTGGAGGAGACATAAAATATACTCCGCCAGATGGCACGCCATCCCTGAAAAAAGCCATCATTCGCTATACGGAAGAGAATTATAACAAGGTGGTTGCCCCTGAAAACGTGATCGTTTCAGCGGGAGCCAAGCAATCGCTGTTCAACATCCTGTATAGCATTATCAACCCGCAGGATGAAGTGATCATCCTTGCTCCGCATTGGGTCAGTTACCCAGAGATGGTGAAGATGGTGTATGGCATCCCTGTAATCGTCAGTCCAGAAGATGGGACGTTCCACCCACGCATGGAAGATATAGAGCGTGCGGTGAGCTCGTACACGAAGGCGATCATCGTTAACAGCCCCAATAATCCATCTGGCGAAGTGTTTTCATCAGAATTTATTGGACAGATTGTCGAATTTTGCGAGCGGAAGAAGATTTACCTGATCATGGACGATATTTACCACAAGCTTGTGTTCGATGGTTCAGTCTGGGAGCCAGCATATAAGTTCACCAACCTGGATATCGAGAATACCATGGTCATTGTGGTGAATGGTGTTGCCAAGCTATACGGGATGACCGGCTTCCGCATCGGTTGGACGGTAGCCAATCGAAAATTGGTCGAAGTAATGACCAATGTGCAGGGGCAGATGACTTCTTGCACCTCAGCTTTACTCCAGGCAGCCGCAGAAGGTGCATTAAACGGGATGCAGAGCATTGTCGAAAACCTGCGTTTGACCTTTCAGAATAACAAGCAGGTTGTCGTCCAGGAGTTGAAAGCGTTCAAAGGGATCCACCTCAATCCTCCCAAGGGGACCTTTTATGCCCTCCCAGACTTCCGGGCATACCTTCCCTCCAGCCTGGCCAAGGATTCTGTTGAGCTGTCCAATCTGCTTCTCAAAAGAGCCCTGGTAGTTACCGTTCCTGGCAAGGAATTCGGGATGGAAGGCCACATCCGGTTGAGTTATGCCGGCTCTGTCAAGGATATAAAAGAAGGAATCGAGCGCATCAAATGGGTCTTAGATCCTACCTCGCCAAATGAAATCTACATTGGTGACCGCAAGCTGGTGAGGGACTGGCTATGA